In a single window of the Bactrocera dorsalis isolate Fly_Bdor chromosome 2, ASM2337382v1, whole genome shotgun sequence genome:
- the LOC125776350 gene encoding uncharacterized protein LOC125776350, whose protein sequence is MSVANYNLLLSLLQQRLQRFSFRKPIQPETRLAVTLIFLAQGCNFYVLAWSFKLGVSTVRKIIYETCDAIWDELHGVYLSTPNSHELRDIASKFYVKTGMPNCLGAIDGKHIRITSPRNSGSLYYNYKKTFSIVLMAVSDANYVFTYVDVGALGSQNDGGIFARSAFGKKLLNGTLEVPSDTNLPGTTSSFPYYYVGDSAFPLKQNLMRPYPGRHLPEDKDKFNLALSRARVHIENAFGILANRWRVLHTTIHACPKNADKIVLATVVLHNFLMLQNDRNYCTL, encoded by the exons ATGAGCGTTGCTAATTACAATTTATTGTTGTCGCTATTGCAGCAAAGACTGCAACGTTTTTCATTTAGGAAACCAATTCAGCCTGAGACTCGTTTGGCGGTAACATTAAT TTTCTTGGCACAAGGATGCAATTTCTATGTTCTGGCTTGGTCTTTCAAACTTGGAGTTTCGACAGTCCGAAAAATTATATACGAGACATGTGACGCTATTTGGGATGAATTGCATGGTGTGTATTTGTCAACACCAAACTCACACGAACTTCGAGATATTGCAAGCAAGTTCTATGTAAAGACAGGAATGCCGAATTGCTTGGGAGCTATAGATGGGAAGCACATTCGTATAACAAGCCCAAGAAATAGCGGATCGTTGTactacaattacaaaaaaacgtTTAGCATTGTATTAATGGCAGTGAGTGATGCTAATTACGTGTTCACGTATGTTGATGTCGGGGCTCTAGGAAGCCAAAATGACGGTGGAATATTTGCCCGCAGTGCCTTTGGGAAGAAGTTGCTGAATGGCACTCTGGAAGTTCCTTCTGACACAAACTTACCGGGTACAACGAGTAGCTTTCCGTATTATTACGTCGGCGACAGTGCGTTTCcactgaaacaaaatttaatgcgacCATATCCCGGCCGCCACTTACCAGAAGATAAAGACAAATTTAACTTGGCGTTGTCTAGAGCCCGAGTGCACATAGAAAACGCATTCGGAATTTTGGCTAATCGGTGGAGAGTACTGCATACCACAATACATGCTTGCCCAAAGAATGCAGACAAAATTGTTTTAGCGACGGTAGTactccataattttttaatgttacaaAATGACAGGAATTACTGCACCCTTTAG
- the LOC125776351 gene encoding uncharacterized protein LOC125776351, with protein MATTKLCTCKMDSCVVLCTCRPLFCVHAGNCFVIFEVNRSTCDINMDDEILIEEVRNCPLIYDISNADYKNIRKKEMAWKEISKKTRLSEFECKNRWKSLRDCYKRCKRMEQIASGSGQQTPRRKWRYLEAMAFMETIPNSRHTISSISEEVGRIIEPSLEASTSSSTMETAQPTSSNKRGQKKKNGEALAKFLQTAGESISTMIDESRSRKTDTTAQHFASLAAKISEAGLPQEMVLHIEAKVSALVFKEISDFYSGYLG; from the exons atggccacaacgaaattgtgtacatgcaaaatggacagctgcgttgttttgtgtacatgccggccattgttttgtgtacatgccggcaaTTGTTTTGTGATATTTGAAGTGAATAGGTCTACTTGCG aTATAAATATGGACGACGAAATTTTAATTGAAGAAGTGAGAAATTGCCCATTGATATACGATATCTCGAACGCAGATTACAAGAATatcagaaaaaaagaaatggcGTGGaaagaaatttctaaaaaaacaaGGTTGAGCG AATTTGAATGCAAAAATAGGTGGAAGAGTCTCCGTGACTGCTACAAAAGATGCAAAAGAATGGAGCAAATCGCTTCCGGAAGTGGCCAACAAACTCCCCGGAGAAAGTGGCGATATCTGGAGGCGATGGCCTTTATGGAAACAATTCCAAATTCAAGGCA tactattaGCAGCATAAGCGAGGAGGTCGGGAGAATTATTGAACCATCTTTGGAGGCATCGACATCTTCGTCGACAATGGAGACCGCGCAGCCGACGTCTTCGAATAAGCGTGGACAGAag AAAAAGAACGGTGAAGCGTTGGCGAAATTCCTTCAAACGGCAGGCGAGAGCATAAGCACTATGATAGATGAATCGCGATCGCGGAAAACTGATACGACAGCACAACATTTTGCTTCCTTGGCTGCGAAGATTTCGGAAGCCGGTCTTCCTCAAGAAATGGTCCTACATATCGAAGCAAAAGTGTCGGCTTTAGTATTCAAAGAAATTAGCGATTTTTATTCAGGGTATTTGGGTTAG